A single genomic interval of Anaerolineae bacterium harbors:
- a CDS encoding VWA domain-containing protein encodes MVRRTAGKRSYTLTSRKRGRYIGSRPANGRVTDLALDATIREAAPHQMHRQRTSTAFTIKKQDLRQKVRVRRASNAILFVVDASWSMAAAKRMEATKGAILSLLIDAYQRRDYVGLVVFQKERARLVLPLTNSVELAQKALKDIPVGGKTPLSSALLLAYRVLMREKRRHPETMPMMILLTDGAGNVSLTDIPAQEEALLLARYIRHSPIHSVVINMEHTAFDRGLAQKLAEALNAPCYCLHELKAADLYATVRQEMEQQHTSPQGTAYAGTPRSAS; translated from the coding sequence CTGGTGCGGCGCACCGCTGGCAAGCGCAGTTACACCCTGACCTCGCGCAAGCGCGGCCGCTATATCGGGAGCCGGCCGGCCAACGGGCGGGTGACCGACCTAGCCCTGGACGCCACTATCCGTGAGGCCGCCCCGCATCAGATGCACCGCCAGCGCACCTCTACCGCTTTCACTATCAAAAAGCAGGACCTGCGCCAGAAGGTGCGGGTGCGCCGCGCCTCCAACGCCATCCTCTTCGTCGTAGATGCGAGCTGGTCCATGGCCGCCGCCAAGCGCATGGAAGCCACCAAGGGCGCCATCCTCTCCCTGCTCATCGACGCGTATCAGCGCCGCGATTACGTGGGCCTGGTCGTCTTCCAGAAGGAGCGGGCGCGGCTGGTGCTCCCGCTGACCAACAGCGTGGAGCTGGCCCAGAAGGCGCTGAAGGACATCCCGGTCGGGGGCAAGACGCCCTTGTCCAGCGCCCTCCTGCTGGCCTATCGCGTGCTGATGCGGGAGAAGCGCCGGCATCCGGAGACCATGCCCATGATGATCCTGCTGACCGACGGCGCCGGCAATGTCTCCCTCACCGATATCCCCGCCCAGGAAGAGGCCCTGTTGCTGGCCCGCTATATCCGGCACAGCCCCATCCACTCCGTGGTGATCAATATGGAGCACACCGCCTTCGACCGCGGCCTGGCCCAGAAGCTGGCAGAGGCCCTGAACGCCCCGTGCTACTGCCTGCATGAGCTGAAGGCCGCCGACCTGTATGCCACCGTGCGACAGGAAATGGAGCAACAGCACACCAGCCCGCAGGGGACAGCCTATGCCGGCACACCGCGCAGTGCTTCCTAG
- a CDS encoding D-tyrosyl-tRNA(Tyr) deacylase: MRAVVQRVVRSSVSVDGKVVGQIGKGLNVLIGVRQGDTEEQARWLAHKIAGLRIFEDEQGKMNLSVRDVGGEALVISQFTLYGDARKGFRPSFVDAAPPEIASPLIDRFVEFLREEGVPVQTGVFQAMMLVEIYNDGPVTIILER, from the coding sequence ATGCGGGCTGTCGTACAGCGGGTGGTGCGCTCATCCGTGAGCGTAGATGGCAAGGTGGTCGGGCAGATTGGCAAAGGTTTGAACGTGCTTATCGGGGTGCGCCAGGGCGATACCGAGGAGCAAGCGCGCTGGCTGGCCCACAAGATCGCCGGCCTGCGCATCTTCGAGGACGAACAGGGCAAGATGAACCTCTCCGTGCGCGATGTGGGTGGAGAGGCGCTGGTCATCTCGCAGTTCACCCTGTACGGTGACGCGCGCAAGGGCTTCCGCCCCAGCTTTGTGGATGCCGCCCCGCCCGAGATCGCCTCCCCGCTGATCGATCGCTTCGTGGAATTTCTGCGCGAGGAAGGGGTTCCCGTCCAGACCGGGGTATTCCAAGCGATGATGCTGGTGGAAATCTACAACGACGGTCCGGTTACCATTATTCTGGAGAGGTGA
- a CDS encoding DMT family transporter, whose translation MPAHRAVLPRQLIADLSLIVVTAIWGATFVMVKEAVANYPVFAFLTIRFALALLFLLPALLWRRRAGRQTWHRPTLRAGVLVGLALFAGYAFQTFGLQYTTPAKAGFITGLSVVMVPLFSAALLRQAPDRAAVAGVIMATAGLALLTWQGELTVVLGDILVLACAVSFAMHIIALGAFSPRMDSLTLLAVQIATVMFLSLGISLLTEWPWPALPAEVMGAAAFTGVAATTVAFGIQTVAQRFTSPTHTALIFAMEPVWAGLFSFWLIGERLGPRSLAGAGLILAGMLVAELMPALWRPGAGKALASQGSSALDNRNP comes from the coding sequence ATGCCGGCACACCGCGCAGTGCTTCCTAGACAACTCATCGCCGACCTGTCCCTGATAGTGGTCACCGCTATCTGGGGCGCGACCTTCGTCATGGTCAAGGAGGCGGTGGCGAATTACCCGGTGTTCGCCTTCCTGACCATCCGCTTCGCGCTGGCCCTGCTGTTCCTCCTGCCGGCACTGCTGTGGCGCCGGCGCGCCGGCCGGCAGACCTGGCACCGGCCGACCCTGCGTGCCGGGGTGCTGGTGGGGCTGGCCCTCTTCGCCGGCTACGCCTTCCAGACCTTCGGCCTGCAGTACACCACGCCGGCCAAGGCCGGCTTCATCACCGGCCTCTCCGTGGTCATGGTGCCGCTCTTCTCCGCCGCACTCCTGCGGCAGGCGCCTGACCGCGCCGCCGTCGCCGGCGTTATCATGGCCACCGCCGGCCTGGCCCTGCTCACCTGGCAGGGCGAACTTACCGTGGTGCTCGGCGATATATTGGTGCTGGCCTGCGCGGTGTCCTTCGCCATGCACATCATCGCCCTGGGGGCCTTTTCCCCGCGCATGGACAGCCTGACCTTGCTGGCCGTGCAGATTGCCACGGTGATGTTCCTCAGCCTGGGGATCTCCCTGCTGACCGAGTGGCCGTGGCCGGCCCTGCCGGCGGAGGTGATGGGGGCGGCCGCGTTCACCGGCGTGGCCGCCACGACGGTCGCCTTTGGCATCCAAACGGTGGCCCAGCGCTTCACCTCACCGACGCATACGGCGCTGATATTCGCCATGGAGCCGGTGTGGGCCGGGCTGTTCAGCTTCTGGCTGATTGGCGAACGCCTGGGGCCGCGCTCCCTCGCCGGCGCCGGCCTCATCCTGGCCGGCATGCTGGTCGCAGAGCTGATGCCGGCGCTCTGGCGCCCTGGCGCAGGGAAGGCGCTCGCTTCCCAGGGAAGCAGTGCACTCGATAACCGAAATCCATAA